Proteins encoded in a region of the Ziziphus jujuba cultivar Dongzao chromosome 3, ASM3175591v1 genome:
- the LOC107435805 gene encoding disease resistance protein RPM1-like isoform X2: MAEIALGLVVDHLIPILFQEASLQKSVHSEVSEIKYELQIIQCFLKDADWRAENEGDTTRDGVKVWVEQVREVSFQIEDVIDEYTLHLVQLPCHHHRHGRVVGSLHKIGRSVIKVKLRSDIVSHIQNIKATVLEIKERSARYGFDSIHHQGNWDSHTWYDPRKGTVFLEEAEVVGIESHGDKLIGWLMDKSRERSVVAVVGMGGVGKTTLAKRVYDQVIGNFDCHAWITVSESYNKMELLEKLMDKFCLPPCMGSNRTAMEETEREKLMINSIRKFLKKKMYVVLFDDVWKVEFWSDIEHALFDNKKGGRIVITTRRQDVADFCKKSSFVHVYMMKPLNLRYSWRLFCNKAFQFEFGGRCPVELKNFSHKIVQRCKGLPLAIVAIAGLLSTKEKTVDEWRKLHDNLSSELESNPHLTEDYEINCSRLIRQWISEGFIASKKDRTLELVAQEYLTELVNRSLVQVSKVSFGGKVKECCIHDLLREMSATKMRDLHFGCPWQPYESEPTRLTRRLSIDDAHYVLSTMRCRIKSRHIRSLLIFNKDGIRTIFLETTFSATFKLLKVLDFEGASDVNDLPKDIGNLFHLKYLSVAGTKVKVLPKSIGNLVKLETLDLQHSSVRELPVEINRLQKLRHLLSSHVQITLYNSFVLNGVKLQQGFGSLAALQKLYYVEPNDKLGVDELMAELRKLTQLKKLGIVNLKIRDGGRSLCECINEMKHLESLRVSSVIINEMVFDLDNLSSPPEFLRSLYFRGRLRKLPEWITKLRNLAKLEIRGSGLKDDPIKLLQNLHNLVMLKMAECAYDGEKLHFKQGVFPKLKYVYLQTMAQLNSLVIEEGAMPNLEQLFIWFCQRLKEVPFGIKHLRNLKKLCFFNIPPELEKGLQPEGKYYHVVRHVPEVVFQIK, translated from the exons ATGGCAGAGATTGCTTTAGGCTTGGTTGTAGACCACCTAATTCCAATCCTGTTTCAAGAAGCAAGCTTGCAGAAAAGTGTTCATTCAGAAGTTTCAGAGATCAAATATGAACTCCAGATCATCCAATGTTTCCTCAAGGATGCAGATTGGAGGGCGGAAAACGAAGGAGACACAACAAGAGATGGTGTTAAAGTATGGGTGGAACAAGTGAGAGAAGTGTCATTTCAAATAGAAGATGTCATTGATGAATACACTCTTCACTTGGTACAATTGCCCTGTCATCATCACCGCCATGGTCGTGTAGTTGGATCCCTCCATAAGATTGGCCGTTCCGTCATCAAAGTAAAACTGCGCTCTGATATTGTCTCTCACATACAAAATATCAAAGCAACGGTTCttgaaatcaaagaaagaagtGCAAGGTATGGCTTCGATTCCATACACCACCAAGGAAATTGGGATAGTCATACATGGTATGACCCTAGAAAGGGTACAGTTTTCCTAGAGGAAGCTGAAGTAGTTGGTATTGAATCTCATGGAGATAAATTGATAGGTTGGTTGATGGATAAATCACGGGAACGCAGTGTTGTTGCAGTGGTCGGGATGGGGGGCGTAGGCAAGACCACTCTTGCCAAACGTGTTTATGATCAAGTGATAGGAAATTTTGATTGTCATGCATGGATCACAGTCTCTGAATCATACAACAAGATGGAGCTCTTGGAGAAGCTGATGGACAAATTCTGCCTACCACCCTGCATGGGGTCCAATCGTACGGCAATGGAAGAAACAGAGAGGGAGAAATTGATGATAAACAGCATAAGgaaatttttgaagaagaaaatgtacGTTGTTCTTTTTGATGATGTTTGGAAAGTAGAATTCTGGAGTGATATAGAACATGCtttatttgataataaaaaaggtGGAAGGATAGTGATCACAACACGAAGGCAGGACGTTGCGGATTTTtgcaaaaaatcatcatttgtcCATGTCTATATGATGAAACCTTTGAATCTGCGATATTCTTGGCGGCTCTTTTGCAACAAGGCTTTCCAATTTGAATTTGGAGGGCGTTGTCCTGTTGAGTTGAAGAATTTTTCGCATAAAATTGTTCAACGGTGCAAAGGGTTACCGCTTGCTATTGTAGCCATAGCTGGTCTCTTATCAACTAAAGAGAAGACAGTTGATGAATGGCGAAAATTGCATGACAACCTTAGTTCCGAGTTGGAAAGTAATCCTCATCTTACAG AGGATTACGAAATCAATTGTTCACGGTTAATTCGTCAATGGATATCCGAGGGTTTCATAGCATCTAAGAAAGACAGGACACTGGAATTAGTTGCACAAGAATACTTGACTGAGCTTGTGAATAGAAGTTTGGTTCAAGTATCAAAAGTCAGCTTTGGTGGAAAGGTTAAAGAATGTTGCATCCACGATCTTCTGCGTGAGATGAGTGCTACAAAAATGAGAGATTTACATTTTGGTTGTCCATGGCAACCTTATGAGTCTGAGCCTACACGACTAACTCGACGTTTGTCGATTGACGACGCACACTATGTTCTCTCAACGATGCGATGTAGAATTAAAAGTCGTCACATTCGAAGTTTGCTAATTTTCAACAAAGATGGGATACGTACAATTTTTTTGGAGACAACATTTAGTGCAACTTTTAAGCTCCTAAAAGTACTGGATTTCGAAGGTGCTTCAGATGTGAATGATCTTCCTAAAGATATTGGAAACTTATTTCACTTGAAATATTTAAGTGTGGCTGGCACAAAGGTAAAGGTGCTTCCAAAGTCCATAGGAAATTTGGTGAAACTGGAGACATTGGATCTACAACACTCATCGGTACGTGAATTACCGGTTGAGATCAATCGCCTTCAAAAGTTGCGGCATCTTTTATCATCCCATGTTCAAATCACATTGTATAATAGTTTTGTTTTGAATGGAGTGAAATTACAACAAGGGTTTGGAAGCTTAGCAGCCTTGCAAAAGTTATACTATGTCGAACCGAACGATAAGCTTGGTGTTGATGAGCTAATGGCAGAGCTTAGAAAGTTGACACAGTTGAAGAAGTTGGGCATTGTAAATCTAAAAATCAGAGATGGAGGTAGAAGTCTATGTGAGTGTATCAACGAGATGAAACACCTTGAATCTCTTCGAGTCTCGTCGGTGATTATCAATGAAATGGTATTTGATTTGGATAACTTATCATCACCACCTGAATTTCTTCGGAGTCTCTACTTTAGAGGGCGTTTAAGGAAGTTGCCTGAATGGATCACAAAACTTCGAAATCTTGCCAAGTTAGAAATTCGAGGTTCAGGACTGAAAGACGACCCTATAAAATTGTTGCAAAATCTTCACAACTTGGTGATGCTTAAAATGGCTGAATGTGCATATGATGGTGAGAAACTACACTTCAAGCAAGGAGTGTTTCCAAAACTCAAGTATGTCTATCTCCAGACCATGGCTCAGTTGAATTCATTGGTAATCGAGGAAGGAGCCATGCCTAATCTTGAACAGCTCTTCATTTGGTTCTGCCAAAGACTCAAGGAGGTTCCCTTTGGTATCAAACATTTAAGAAACCTTAAAAAgctttgttttttcaatattcCGCCAGAATTGGAAAAAGGGTTGCAACCTGAAGGAAAATATTACCATGTCGTTCGACATGTCCCGGAAGTGGTTTTCCAGATTAAATGA
- the LOC107435805 gene encoding disease resistance protein RPM1-like isoform X1, whose product MAEIALGLVVDHLIPILFQEASLQKSVHSEVSEIKYELQIIQCFLKDADWRAENEGDTTRDGVKVWVEQVREVSFQIEDVIDEYTLHLVQLPCHHHRHGRVVGSLHKIGRSVIKVKLRSDIVSHIQNIKATVLEIKERSARYGFDSIHHQGNWDSHTWYDPRKGTVFLEEAEVVGIESHGDKLIGWLMDKSRERSVVAVVGMGGVGKTTLAKRVYDQVIGNFDCHAWITVSESYNKMELLEKLMDKFCLPPCMGSNRTAMEETEREKLMINSIRKFLKKKMYVVLFDDVWKVEFWSDIEHALFDNKKGGRIVITTRRQDVADFCKKSSFVHVYMMKPLNLRYSWRLFCNKAFQFEFGGRCPVELKNFSHKIVQRCKGLPLAIVAIAGLLSTKEKTVDEWRKLHDNLSSELESNPHLTGITRILSLSYNDLPYYLKSCFLYLGMYPEDYEINCSRLIRQWISEGFIASKKDRTLELVAQEYLTELVNRSLVQVSKVSFGGKVKECCIHDLLREMSATKMRDLHFGCPWQPYESEPTRLTRRLSIDDAHYVLSTMRCRIKSRHIRSLLIFNKDGIRTIFLETTFSATFKLLKVLDFEGASDVNDLPKDIGNLFHLKYLSVAGTKVKVLPKSIGNLVKLETLDLQHSSVRELPVEINRLQKLRHLLSSHVQITLYNSFVLNGVKLQQGFGSLAALQKLYYVEPNDKLGVDELMAELRKLTQLKKLGIVNLKIRDGGRSLCECINEMKHLESLRVSSVIINEMVFDLDNLSSPPEFLRSLYFRGRLRKLPEWITKLRNLAKLEIRGSGLKDDPIKLLQNLHNLVMLKMAECAYDGEKLHFKQGVFPKLKYVYLQTMAQLNSLVIEEGAMPNLEQLFIWFCQRLKEVPFGIKHLRNLKKLCFFNIPPELEKGLQPEGKYYHVVRHVPEVVFQIK is encoded by the coding sequence ATGGCAGAGATTGCTTTAGGCTTGGTTGTAGACCACCTAATTCCAATCCTGTTTCAAGAAGCAAGCTTGCAGAAAAGTGTTCATTCAGAAGTTTCAGAGATCAAATATGAACTCCAGATCATCCAATGTTTCCTCAAGGATGCAGATTGGAGGGCGGAAAACGAAGGAGACACAACAAGAGATGGTGTTAAAGTATGGGTGGAACAAGTGAGAGAAGTGTCATTTCAAATAGAAGATGTCATTGATGAATACACTCTTCACTTGGTACAATTGCCCTGTCATCATCACCGCCATGGTCGTGTAGTTGGATCCCTCCATAAGATTGGCCGTTCCGTCATCAAAGTAAAACTGCGCTCTGATATTGTCTCTCACATACAAAATATCAAAGCAACGGTTCttgaaatcaaagaaagaagtGCAAGGTATGGCTTCGATTCCATACACCACCAAGGAAATTGGGATAGTCATACATGGTATGACCCTAGAAAGGGTACAGTTTTCCTAGAGGAAGCTGAAGTAGTTGGTATTGAATCTCATGGAGATAAATTGATAGGTTGGTTGATGGATAAATCACGGGAACGCAGTGTTGTTGCAGTGGTCGGGATGGGGGGCGTAGGCAAGACCACTCTTGCCAAACGTGTTTATGATCAAGTGATAGGAAATTTTGATTGTCATGCATGGATCACAGTCTCTGAATCATACAACAAGATGGAGCTCTTGGAGAAGCTGATGGACAAATTCTGCCTACCACCCTGCATGGGGTCCAATCGTACGGCAATGGAAGAAACAGAGAGGGAGAAATTGATGATAAACAGCATAAGgaaatttttgaagaagaaaatgtacGTTGTTCTTTTTGATGATGTTTGGAAAGTAGAATTCTGGAGTGATATAGAACATGCtttatttgataataaaaaaggtGGAAGGATAGTGATCACAACACGAAGGCAGGACGTTGCGGATTTTtgcaaaaaatcatcatttgtcCATGTCTATATGATGAAACCTTTGAATCTGCGATATTCTTGGCGGCTCTTTTGCAACAAGGCTTTCCAATTTGAATTTGGAGGGCGTTGTCCTGTTGAGTTGAAGAATTTTTCGCATAAAATTGTTCAACGGTGCAAAGGGTTACCGCTTGCTATTGTAGCCATAGCTGGTCTCTTATCAACTAAAGAGAAGACAGTTGATGAATGGCGAAAATTGCATGACAACCTTAGTTCCGAGTTGGAAAGTAATCCTCATCTTACAGGTATAACAAGAATCTTATCTTTAAGTTATAATGATTTGCCTTATTACCTCAAATCTTGTTTCTTGTACCTTGGAATGTATCCAGAGGATTACGAAATCAATTGTTCACGGTTAATTCGTCAATGGATATCCGAGGGTTTCATAGCATCTAAGAAAGACAGGACACTGGAATTAGTTGCACAAGAATACTTGACTGAGCTTGTGAATAGAAGTTTGGTTCAAGTATCAAAAGTCAGCTTTGGTGGAAAGGTTAAAGAATGTTGCATCCACGATCTTCTGCGTGAGATGAGTGCTACAAAAATGAGAGATTTACATTTTGGTTGTCCATGGCAACCTTATGAGTCTGAGCCTACACGACTAACTCGACGTTTGTCGATTGACGACGCACACTATGTTCTCTCAACGATGCGATGTAGAATTAAAAGTCGTCACATTCGAAGTTTGCTAATTTTCAACAAAGATGGGATACGTACAATTTTTTTGGAGACAACATTTAGTGCAACTTTTAAGCTCCTAAAAGTACTGGATTTCGAAGGTGCTTCAGATGTGAATGATCTTCCTAAAGATATTGGAAACTTATTTCACTTGAAATATTTAAGTGTGGCTGGCACAAAGGTAAAGGTGCTTCCAAAGTCCATAGGAAATTTGGTGAAACTGGAGACATTGGATCTACAACACTCATCGGTACGTGAATTACCGGTTGAGATCAATCGCCTTCAAAAGTTGCGGCATCTTTTATCATCCCATGTTCAAATCACATTGTATAATAGTTTTGTTTTGAATGGAGTGAAATTACAACAAGGGTTTGGAAGCTTAGCAGCCTTGCAAAAGTTATACTATGTCGAACCGAACGATAAGCTTGGTGTTGATGAGCTAATGGCAGAGCTTAGAAAGTTGACACAGTTGAAGAAGTTGGGCATTGTAAATCTAAAAATCAGAGATGGAGGTAGAAGTCTATGTGAGTGTATCAACGAGATGAAACACCTTGAATCTCTTCGAGTCTCGTCGGTGATTATCAATGAAATGGTATTTGATTTGGATAACTTATCATCACCACCTGAATTTCTTCGGAGTCTCTACTTTAGAGGGCGTTTAAGGAAGTTGCCTGAATGGATCACAAAACTTCGAAATCTTGCCAAGTTAGAAATTCGAGGTTCAGGACTGAAAGACGACCCTATAAAATTGTTGCAAAATCTTCACAACTTGGTGATGCTTAAAATGGCTGAATGTGCATATGATGGTGAGAAACTACACTTCAAGCAAGGAGTGTTTCCAAAACTCAAGTATGTCTATCTCCAGACCATGGCTCAGTTGAATTCATTGGTAATCGAGGAAGGAGCCATGCCTAATCTTGAACAGCTCTTCATTTGGTTCTGCCAAAGACTCAAGGAGGTTCCCTTTGGTATCAAACATTTAAGAAACCTTAAAAAgctttgttttttcaatattcCGCCAGAATTGGAAAAAGGGTTGCAACCTGAAGGAAAATATTACCATGTCGTTCGACATGTCCCGGAAGTGGTTTTCCAGATTAAATGA